Genomic segment of Raphanus sativus cultivar WK10039 unplaced genomic scaffold, ASM80110v3 Scaffold4413, whole genome shotgun sequence:
agagagagagagagagagagagacgagagagagagagagagagagagagagagagagagagagagagagagagagagagagagagagagttaggaTAAACATATATAAGGAAAACAAATGAGTGAGATTTGAGGGGGAGagcgagagaaaaaaaaaacaaaatgagctagtgagagagaaagagatagaggGAGGGGGGAGGAgagatatacataaatataaaaaaaatgagtGATATAGAAAGACAAACTGCATTCTTTAAGGCGTCTTGGACACTTGTAGGAGAGGAAACCATCGAATCAATAAGAAATTTCTTCACAACTGGGTTTCTTCCTACATCCACAAACGCCACCATTCTCACACTAGTTCCCAAGCGTCCAGGAGCCTCATCAATCTCAGACTACAGGCCGATCAGCTGTTGCAACACCACATACAAAGCCATATCGAAAATGCTGGTCAAGCGCCTAAAAACGATTCTGCCTGAGGTCATTCTGCCCAACCAAACTGCGTTTGTGCAAGGGCGCCTGCTCATCGAAAACACGCTACTTGCATCAGATATAGTGCAGGGACATCACAAAGAAGGAGGGGCGCAGAGAGTTACCATCAAAGTGGATATCGCAAAGGCTTTCGATACCATCCGTTGGGAGTTCATCTTCCACTGCCTCAGAAGTATTGCTGTTCCAGAACCCTTGATAAGATGGATTGAGGCCTGTGTCTGTTCTGCTTCTTTCTCTCTCGGGTTCAACGGATCCACTTATGGGTATTTTAGAGGTTCTCGCGGGCTCAGGCAGGGTGACCCCTTGTCGCCGTATTTGTTTGTGTTGGCTATGAACTGTCTCTCCCATTCCCTGGACAAGGCAGCAAAGGAGGGGAAATTCAAATACCATCCAAAGTGCAAAAGAACAGAACTAACGCACCTCTCTTTTGCAGATGATCTACTGATCTTTTCTGATGCTTCTTCCAGATCAGTTAACAACATTCTAGAGATCCTTCGAGACTTTGAAGCACGCTCCGGTTTGGGAATCAGCATGGAAAAGACTTCTCTATTTGCAGATGGATTGAAACCGCATGAACTTGCTCAACTTACAGCTGCAACGGGTCTCTCGGTGGGCATGCTTCCGGTCAGGTATCTAGGGGTCCCGCTGTGTACAAAGAAGCTATCGACCGCTTCACTGTGCTCCTCTACTACAGTCAATAAAATCCAGGCTCCAAAACTGGACGGTGCGGTCCCTCTCACTCGCTGGCAGGCTCCAGTTGCTATCTACGGTAATTGCGGGTATAACAAACTTTTGGTCTTGCGCATTCATCATCCCTCAAGCCTGCTTGGATGAGATCGACTCCATATGTGGTAAATTTCTGTGGAAGGGGAAAACAGAAGGACCCACAGCAGCAAAGGTTTCATGGGAAAAGGTAACAACGCCTAAGAAGGAAGGTGGCCTCGGTCTAAGGAAACTAGCTCTATGGAATCAGGCTTCGGTCCTGAAACTGGTATGGATTCTCTTCTTCAAACCGCAGTCTATCTGTCCAAATGGTATACTACAGAGGTGTTGGAGGGCGACATGAGCAACTTCTGGGTAATCAATACAAAACAGAAGAACTCTTGGTTAGCAAATAAATTACTACGGCTCAGAGCTACTGCCTATGACTGGATCAAGCATCAAGTAGGAAATGGAGAAAGGACTTACTTCTGGACTTCAAATTGGTCACCATTTGGTAAGATAAGGGACTACTTGCAAGGGGAAACAACCTCCTCTGTAGGTATCCAATCGACTGTGACGCTAGCTGAATTATGGGAAGAAGATCATTGGGTTCTTCCTCCTGCCAGATCAGAGAGCCAAGTGCGCATATACACTTACCTATCCACTCTCCAGATCGTGCCATTTGAAGACACTATGCAATGGATGCCAGAAGGAACTCCTCAACAACGCTACTCTACAAGAATGATATATGATGTTTTAAGACAGGAGGCGCCGACGGTTCCCTGGCATAAACAAGTCTGGTTTGGAGGTGGGATTCCAAAGCATAGCTTCAGAACATGGCTTATGGTGTTGAATCGCTGCCCTACTCGCGACCGCATCCTACAGTGGGGTCTGTCAACAGATGGAAATTGTCTCCTCTGTAACGCCGCACCGGAATCCAGGGACCACATTTACTACGCTTGTGCTTTCTCCTCGGAAGTCTGGATAAACATCTCTGGCCGGTAAAACCACTCCCCTTCTCTTCACTGGAACTTGCAGCTACAGGCTCTACAGAGTCATAGAGGCAATAGACTCGCTCGGAAGCTTCTTCTCCTGGCTTGGCAAGGAACGGTCTACACTATTTGGTCAGAGAGAAACAATCGACTCCACCGGAACACCTCTCGTTCGCCTCAATCGATTATTAAGGAGATCGATCAGATGCTTAGGCGGAAGATTGCTTCTTATCGTGCTTCAAATCCTACTCAATCGTCCCGCCTCTTGTGTCTCTGGTTCTCAAATCAGTAGCAGCATCGGTGTTATCGTTTGATCAATTCTCCCGTACTCTTGTCGCTTACTTTTCCTTTGATTCTAATCACTGGATAGTTTCAGATTGGGCCTCTTTATTATTGGGTTATTTGTAATAGGGCCTTTGGCCCACTAGCAACAGCTGTATCATTTGATTTCTTCTGCatttaaatagaaaatcttttattaaaaaaaaagatataaaaagacAAAATGAGTAAGA
This window contains:
- the LOC130507370 gene encoding uncharacterized protein LOC130507370; this encodes MESGFGPETGMDSLLQTAVYLSKWYTTEVLEGDMSNFWVINTKQKNSWLANKLLRLRATAYDWIKHQVGNGERTYFWTSNWSPFGKIRDYLQGETTSSVGIQSTVTLAELWEEDHWVLPPARSESQVRIYTYLSTLQIVPFEDTMQWMPEGTPQQRYSTRMIYDVLRQEAPTVPWHKQVWFGGGIPKHSFRTWLMVLNRCPTRDRILQWGLSTDGNCLLCNAAPESRDHIYYACAFSSEVWINISGR